A part of Methanomassiliicoccales archaeon genomic DNA contains:
- a CDS encoding Ppx/GppA family phosphatase: MTDVTVPKVVAFVDIGTNSIRLLVVRINMNGSYIILSQEKETVRLGESEFKEGFIIPAAMERAVLVCRKFVELAKYYKAEEIISVATSAAREARNQAELLERIKMEAGLDVSVISGKEEARLIYLGVSSGINIGHRKALFIDIGGGSCEIMIGDQFGHSYLDSLDLGAIRISSLFLPDGHRGPVTSEMYSRMKKHAKAATVRTKKRVEEEEISIAVASSGTAINLAQIAARLFDLPLDKQMTLKRAHLKKVASMLCSLPLEKRRSVPGINPERADIIIGGAAVLETLMEELHIEEVVISERGLRDGMLIEYLAEKGLLPSVGETDVRARSVMQLAGSCNIDEEHAKRVRDMALRLFDSGAEKRLHPYRKDERDLLEHAAFLHDIGDFISFSDHHLHSYYIISHSELLGFDQREISVIANVAKFHRKRAPRKKDPELSGLDDRSQKVVIVLAALLRIAESLDRSHMGIVVSSEFVKVDKKKAVLRIVTKDDCQLECWGVESHRRAFEKAFGRELVIEVARS; encoded by the coding sequence ATGACAGATGTGACTGTCCCAAAGGTCGTGGCCTTTGTGGACATAGGAACGAACTCTATCAGGCTCCTTGTGGTCAGGATCAATATGAACGGCTCTTACATCATATTGAGCCAGGAAAAAGAGACGGTCCGGCTTGGCGAATCGGAGTTCAAAGAGGGTTTCATAATTCCCGCGGCGATGGAGCGGGCAGTCCTGGTCTGCAGGAAGTTCGTAGAGCTGGCCAAGTACTACAAGGCAGAGGAGATCATATCTGTGGCCACTTCCGCCGCAAGAGAGGCCAGGAACCAGGCGGAACTTCTCGAGAGGATCAAGATGGAGGCGGGCCTCGATGTCAGCGTCATCTCGGGAAAAGAAGAGGCCAGGTTGATATACCTAGGTGTATCGAGCGGTATCAACATCGGACATAGGAAGGCCCTCTTCATAGACATCGGAGGGGGAAGCTGCGAAATCATGATAGGGGACCAGTTCGGTCACTCGTACCTCGACAGCCTTGATCTGGGTGCGATAAGGATCAGCTCTCTATTCCTGCCTGATGGGCACCGAGGTCCAGTCACCTCGGAGATGTATTCCCGTATGAAGAAGCACGCCAAGGCCGCTACCGTGAGGACCAAGAAGAGGGTGGAGGAGGAGGAAATATCGATCGCTGTGGCTTCGTCAGGCACGGCCATCAACCTCGCTCAGATCGCCGCAAGGTTGTTCGACCTCCCCTTGGACAAGCAAATGACCCTCAAAAGAGCACATCTCAAGAAGGTCGCCTCGATGCTCTGCTCTCTTCCTCTTGAGAAGAGGAGGTCGGTGCCTGGAATAAATCCAGAAAGGGCGGACATCATCATAGGGGGGGCGGCAGTGCTCGAGACGCTGATGGAGGAGCTCCACATCGAAGAGGTCGTCATAAGCGAGAGGGGTCTGAGGGACGGGATGCTGATCGAGTATCTGGCAGAAAAAGGTCTGCTTCCGAGCGTCGGTGAAACGGATGTGCGTGCCCGGAGCGTGATGCAGCTAGCTGGATCATGCAACATCGATGAGGAGCATGCAAAGAGGGTGAGGGATATGGCACTGAGATTGTTTGACTCCGGCGCAGAAAAGAGGCTGCATCCGTACAGGAAGGATGAGCGGGACCTTCTCGAGCACGCAGCATTCCTGCATGACATTGGTGATTTCATATCCTTCAGCGACCACCATCTACACTCGTACTACATCATATCGCACTCAGAACTCCTAGGGTTCGACCAGAGGGAGATCTCGGTCATAGCGAACGTGGCCAAGTTCCATAGGAAACGGGCCCCTCGCAAAAAGGATCCGGAATTGAGCGGATTGGACGATAGGTCCCAAAAGGTCGTTATCGTCCTCGCGGCGCTCCTTAGGATCGCCGAGAGCCTGGACAGAAGCCACATGGGCATAGTGGTCTCGTCCGAGTTCGTCAAGGTCGATAAGAAAAAGGCGGTCCTGCGTATTGTCACCAAGGACGATTGTCAGCTCGAATGCTGGGGAGTTGAGTCGCACAGAAGGGCCTTCGAGAAGGCCTTCGGCAGGGAGCTGGTGATCGAGGTCGCCAGATCGTAA
- the glmM gene encoding phosphoglucosamine mutase: MTLFGSSGIRGVIGREMTVELALKIGAAVGRKHENIIIGKDTRTSGDMMEMALAGGAMSTGADVHLAGMVSTPTLARAAFDYGCGLMVTASHNPAEYNGVKMWNPDGSAFDTGQMNEIESLIIEEGRAYPKWNEVGSLRRHVGAVRAHIEEVLRSVGSASISVVVDCACGATTGITPVLMRELGCSVFTINAQPDGHFPGRLPEPTEDQLLDLRNAVISRGANLGIAHDGDGDRMVAVDENGRFIDGDKLLALFASLTEAGGIVAPIDASMVLDDIVDGNVVRTKVGDVYVAEALKKFDFPFGGEPSGTFIFPRESFCPDGVYAAALLAKFVSERRLSQMIDALPSYPTARESFLFQATERDILRGKIAAEMNMVKCNKLITVDGFRAEFDDGWFLVRLSGTEPKIRITAEARTKDEVDRLMNMARSLVKRCLK, from the coding sequence ATGACGTTGTTCGGCTCATCGGGCATAAGAGGTGTTATCGGAAGGGAGATGACCGTAGAGCTTGCCTTGAAGATCGGGGCCGCAGTGGGCCGAAAGCATGAGAACATTATAATCGGGAAGGACACCCGTACAAGCGGGGACATGATGGAGATGGCCCTCGCTGGAGGGGCGATGTCCACAGGTGCCGATGTCCATCTTGCAGGAATGGTCTCGACGCCGACATTGGCTCGTGCCGCTTTTGACTATGGGTGCGGGCTGATGGTGACGGCATCCCATAACCCAGCGGAGTACAATGGGGTCAAGATGTGGAATCCTGATGGGAGCGCGTTCGACACAGGACAGATGAACGAGATCGAGTCGCTGATAATCGAGGAAGGACGCGCATATCCAAAATGGAATGAGGTCGGTTCGCTCAGAAGGCATGTGGGAGCGGTCAGGGCCCATATCGAAGAGGTCCTGCGCTCGGTCGGAAGCGCGAGCATTTCGGTCGTCGTGGATTGTGCATGTGGTGCCACGACCGGGATCACACCAGTGCTCATGAGAGAGCTGGGATGTTCTGTGTTCACCATCAACGCCCAGCCTGATGGGCATTTTCCAGGAAGGCTTCCTGAGCCTACCGAGGACCAGCTCCTTGATCTCAGGAATGCCGTGATATCAAGAGGTGCGAACCTCGGGATCGCACATGATGGCGATGGCGACAGGATGGTCGCTGTCGATGAGAACGGACGCTTCATAGATGGGGACAAGCTTTTAGCGCTCTTTGCCTCGCTGACCGAAGCTGGAGGGATAGTGGCGCCGATCGATGCTTCGATGGTGCTCGACGACATCGTCGACGGCAATGTCGTGAGGACCAAGGTGGGAGACGTCTACGTGGCCGAGGCCTTGAAGAAGTTCGATTTCCCGTTCGGAGGCGAACCTTCTGGAACGTTCATATTCCCAAGGGAGTCCTTCTGCCCTGACGGAGTGTACGCGGCCGCATTGTTGGCCAAGTTCGTCTCGGAGAGAAGGCTCTCACAGATGATAGATGCCCTTCCTTCTTATCCGACCGCAAGAGAGTCTTTCCTATTCCAGGCCACAGAACGTGACATATTGCGGGGCAAGATCGCAGCGGAGATGAACATGGTCAAATGCAACAAGCTCATTACCGTCGACGGGTTCCGGGCCGAGTTCGATGACGGTTGGTTCTTGGTCCGGCTCTCTGGTACCGAGCCAAAGATCAGGATCACGGCCGAGGCAAGAACGAAAGATGAGGTTGATAGGTTGATGAACATGGCCAGAAGTTTGGTCAAGAGGTGTCTGAAATGA
- a CDS encoding PAS domain S-box protein, translating into MKIRWKMLLVVAVSLLVFFSATYVSISSILNASYKSIEGRDIEQRLDKTMVAYEHEEANLRTILIDYTNWDDTYEFISQKDPEYLESNFVLGTFINLHLDDVVIIDDQGELLFAYHLQNDTLVPSSQDLLNMTVGPDGLQGLVGNGEGISGLVRIGDDLTMFSCRRAFHSDGSGPGIGFIWFSRTVDDYWASNMKDLTSYDVLMEPYDDGALHQELGEKGFQDLVRNGYAVVEDGDDRLRLYSLVSDVYGQPTMVITSTMGRDVFLFGKETMELVLYSIIVASMIFLVIIYFSVGLAIKRVEGLEDDVNKIYRDPKDGQRVRIEDKQDEISSLGRSINIMLENLEMVKKDLEEKEALFRSVLRDQTEMIVRFDPELNITFGNESYFKFVNGGPRSKSGQSLTDHVLPIDLDKLLNAIRGLKKDETVGPLDIRSLDRNGDLRWHAWTIRSVVKNGSVSEYQAVARDVTEQKLTDDELKKYRESLEEMVKERTAELMKVNEVLAKEIEKRRAVEKDLKMSQRRYQAVIEDQTELIVRTSPDGSINFMNKAFSRFFGLENGKDAKQPFAQNIVDEDREKYDKFIEGLDIANPSGMIEYKVLVNGKVHWLQWTYRKIFDAEGSLTEVQGVGRDITELKKLQNERLQTANLESLGLLAGGMAHEFNNLLTIVLGNISLIRSSPAIDEGLRDRLESTERSIRAGYSLTESILTFSSGGEPLMNPIPAVALIKDVISDVSFSSSIILKLDYTEDVWDIQGDRGQLRQALRAIVVNAKEAVSKGGEVVISATNVLVTEKGASSIPPGRYVRIDITDNGIGIADDDLPHIFDPYYSTKRSKGLGLTYALSIVKRHHGNILVESGLGIGSKFSVFLLASDEVHHDEGPGPVKEGGARILLMDDEEDILEVTGELLSVHGYEVGKALDGEGAIAEYERAKKEGRPYDLVIMDLTIKGGMGGKEAISKLRMLDPGVRAIVSSGYSTDPVMAKYREFGFDGVVKKPYTIIEMVAEIQRVLGHVSM; encoded by the coding sequence TTGAAGATCAGATGGAAGATGTTGTTGGTCGTGGCCGTTTCCCTTTTGGTGTTCTTCAGTGCCACGTATGTCTCCATCTCATCGATCCTCAATGCGAGCTATAAAAGTATAGAGGGACGCGACATCGAGCAGCGATTGGATAAGACAATGGTCGCATATGAGCATGAAGAGGCGAACCTTAGGACCATCCTCATAGATTATACCAACTGGGACGACACGTACGAGTTCATATCGCAGAAGGACCCCGAGTATTTAGAATCGAACTTTGTCCTGGGAACGTTCATTAACCTCCACCTTGACGATGTGGTCATCATCGATGATCAGGGAGAGCTGCTGTTTGCATATCATCTACAGAACGACACCCTTGTGCCCAGCTCTCAGGATCTCCTCAACATGACGGTCGGCCCTGATGGTTTGCAAGGTCTCGTAGGTAATGGAGAGGGGATCTCGGGGTTGGTCCGGATAGGTGATGACCTTACGATGTTCAGCTGTCGGAGGGCGTTCCACAGCGATGGGAGCGGCCCTGGTATCGGTTTCATATGGTTCTCAAGGACGGTGGATGATTATTGGGCCAGCAACATGAAGGATCTGACCTCCTACGATGTCCTGATGGAGCCGTATGATGATGGGGCCCTGCACCAAGAGCTTGGGGAGAAAGGGTTTCAAGACCTGGTGAGAAACGGATACGCTGTTGTTGAGGACGGCGACGACCGTCTAAGGCTCTACTCCTTGGTTAGCGACGTCTACGGCCAACCGACCATGGTGATCACCTCCACGATGGGGCGGGATGTTTTTCTCTTTGGCAAGGAGACGATGGAACTGGTCCTATATTCGATAATCGTGGCCTCGATGATCTTTTTGGTCATAATCTACTTCAGCGTGGGATTGGCAATAAAGAGGGTCGAAGGGCTCGAGGACGATGTGAACAAGATCTATCGGGACCCCAAGGATGGCCAGCGGGTCAGAATCGAAGATAAACAGGACGAGATCTCCTCTTTGGGAAGGTCGATCAACATCATGTTGGAGAATCTTGAAATGGTAAAAAAGGACCTCGAGGAAAAAGAGGCCCTTTTCAGGTCGGTCCTAAGGGACCAGACCGAGATGATCGTCAGGTTCGACCCAGAGCTGAATATAACATTCGGTAATGAATCCTATTTTAAATTCGTGAACGGGGGGCCGAGATCGAAGAGCGGCCAGTCTTTGACCGACCATGTGCTGCCCATCGATCTCGATAAGCTTCTCAATGCGATCAGAGGCCTGAAAAAAGATGAGACGGTCGGGCCATTGGACATTAGGAGCCTTGACAGGAATGGGGATCTGAGATGGCACGCTTGGACCATAAGGTCTGTAGTGAAAAATGGGTCGGTCTCCGAGTATCAGGCAGTGGCCAGGGATGTGACCGAACAGAAGCTCACCGACGATGAGCTTAAAAAGTACCGCGAAAGCTTGGAGGAGATGGTTAAGGAGAGGACCGCCGAGCTCATGAAGGTCAACGAGGTCCTGGCCAAAGAGATCGAGAAAAGACGCGCGGTCGAGAAGGACCTTAAGATGAGCCAAAGAAGATACCAGGCCGTCATAGAGGATCAGACGGAGCTCATTGTGAGGACCTCCCCCGATGGGTCCATCAATTTCATGAACAAGGCGTTCTCTAGATTTTTCGGCCTCGAGAATGGTAAAGACGCGAAACAGCCCTTCGCTCAGAACATAGTTGATGAAGACCGAGAAAAATATGACAAGTTCATCGAAGGGCTCGACATCGCAAACCCTTCTGGTATGATAGAATACAAGGTGCTTGTGAACGGCAAGGTCCATTGGCTCCAATGGACCTATAGGAAGATATTCGACGCCGAGGGTTCCCTCACGGAGGTCCAGGGTGTTGGAAGGGATATAACCGAGCTGAAGAAGCTGCAGAACGAAAGGTTGCAGACCGCAAACCTCGAGTCCCTCGGCCTTTTGGCAGGTGGGATGGCGCATGAGTTCAACAATCTTCTAACAATTGTTCTCGGTAACATATCGTTGATCAGGTCGTCCCCTGCGATCGATGAGGGACTTAGGGACAGGCTAGAGAGCACAGAGAGGTCTATACGGGCGGGGTATAGCCTGACAGAAAGTATCCTGACATTCTCGTCTGGTGGCGAACCATTGATGAATCCCATACCTGCTGTGGCCCTCATCAAGGACGTCATTTCGGATGTGTCGTTCAGTTCCTCGATAATCTTGAAATTGGATTACACGGAAGACGTTTGGGATATCCAAGGGGACAGAGGACAGTTGAGACAGGCATTGAGAGCGATAGTGGTCAATGCCAAGGAAGCAGTTAGCAAAGGGGGAGAGGTCGTCATCTCCGCGACAAATGTCTTAGTGACCGAGAAGGGAGCGAGCAGCATTCCTCCAGGGAGATATGTCAGGATCGATATTACTGACAATGGTATAGGGATCGCAGATGATGATCTTCCACACATCTTCGACCCTTACTACAGCACCAAGAGATCGAAAGGTCTAGGGCTCACGTACGCATTGTCTATAGTCAAGAGACATCATGGTAACATACTCGTCGAATCGGGCTTGGGCATCGGAAGTAAGTTCTCCGTGTTCCTACTGGCATCGGACGAGGTGCATCACGATGAAGGTCCAGGCCCCGTCAAAGAGGGCGGTGCGCGAATACTATTGATGGACGATGAGGAGGACATTCTGGAGGTAACGGGCGAGCTCCTCTCCGTGCATGGATATGAGGTGGGGAAGGCGCTTGATGGAGAGGGTGCAATTGCTGAATATGAACGAGCAAAGAAGGAAGGTAGACCATACGACCTCGTTATCATGGACCTGACCATAAAAGGAGGGATGGGCGGGAAGGAGGCGATCTCCAAGCTAAGAATGCTTGACCCAGGGGTCCGTGCGATAGTATCGAGCGGATATTCGACCGACCCTGTCATGGCCAAATATAGGGAATTTGGGTTTGATGGGGTGGTCAAAAAACCGTACACCATAATAGAGATGGTCGCCGAGATCCAAAGAGTGCTTGGACATGTGTCCATGTGA
- a CDS encoding NAD(+)/NADH kinase yields the protein MRFGMSVNMDIPDAPRLAKKVIEGLKGHEVLLENEVAARLKRPGMSIDDMDVDMMITVGGDGTILRALHHNNAPIFGVNAGDLGFLTTVMEDELEEGLENIINGNYSLDRRSRLKTVLAGRRLKDAVNESVVHTAHIAKIRHFQVHVDGELAVNVRADGIIVATPTGSTCYAMSVGAPLLDPRVNALVIAPMAPFKFAARPVVVPSTSKITLRVVRPKECVVVIDGQEAEPMQGNETVEFTASETDARFVTFGKGFYTRTREKLMGSLC from the coding sequence ATGAGGTTCGGGATGAGCGTGAACATGGACATACCTGATGCCCCCCGTCTCGCTAAGAAGGTCATTGAGGGACTGAAGGGCCACGAGGTGCTCCTCGAGAACGAGGTTGCCGCTAGATTGAAGAGACCAGGGATGTCCATTGATGACATGGATGTCGATATGATGATAACCGTTGGGGGGGATGGGACGATATTAAGGGCGTTGCATCATAATAACGCTCCGATATTCGGTGTCAACGCAGGGGACCTCGGTTTCCTCACCACGGTGATGGAGGATGAGCTGGAGGAAGGGCTGGAGAACATCATCAATGGAAATTACTCCTTGGACAGGCGGTCGAGGCTCAAGACGGTGCTCGCGGGCCGAAGGCTCAAAGATGCGGTGAACGAATCGGTGGTCCACACCGCCCACATCGCAAAGATCCGTCATTTCCAGGTTCACGTAGATGGCGAGCTCGCGGTGAACGTCCGTGCCGACGGCATAATAGTGGCCACACCGACAGGTTCGACATGCTATGCCATGAGCGTCGGGGCACCTCTGCTGGACCCAAGGGTGAACGCTCTGGTGATAGCGCCGATGGCCCCGTTCAAGTTCGCGGCCAGACCAGTGGTCGTTCCTTCGACCAGCAAGATAACACTACGAGTGGTCAGGCCTAAAGAATGCGTCGTCGTCATCGACGGTCAGGAGGCCGAGCCCATGCAGGGCAATGAGACCGTGGAGTTCACAGCGTCGGAGACCGATGCAAGGTTCGTCACGTTCGGCAAAGGTTTCTACACCAGGACAAGAGAGAAGCTGATGGGCTCGCTATGTTGA
- a CDS encoding Mov34/MPN/PAD-1 family protein yields MLKRKVWGIYRDVLEMIMEVSRNSYPNEFVALLRHEDGIIDELHFLPGSQAGEESAILPLYMRPIDLSVVGSVHCHPGFSNRPSAEDLSLFQKFGHIHIIMCLPYDMDSWKAYDKDGNEMDLEVVDD; encoded by the coding sequence ATGTTGAAGAGGAAGGTCTGGGGGATCTACCGGGATGTCCTTGAGATGATAATGGAGGTCTCAAGGAACAGTTACCCGAACGAGTTCGTCGCATTACTCAGACATGAGGATGGAATAATCGACGAGCTACATTTTCTTCCAGGGTCGCAGGCGGGGGAGGAGAGCGCGATCCTACCACTCTACATGCGTCCCATCGACCTCTCCGTCGTTGGGAGCGTCCATTGCCACCCAGGGTTCAGCAACAGGCCCTCAGCCGAGGACCTCTCCCTTTTCCAGAAGTTCGGCCACATCCACATCATAATGTGCCTCCCTTATGACATGGACAGTTGGAAGGCCTATGACAAGGACGGGAATGAGATGGATCTCGAGGTCGTGGACGACTGA
- a CDS encoding inositol monophosphatase, with protein MMRHLIGIADMVQQAVRTIPNDIEPGEELYMGADGTPTLVIDRLAEDAIIDYVVKNELHWNILSEEAGLIDNGGDMTLVIDPIDGTYNAVLGIPLYSVSLALGKSSMEDIQEGYVRNLVTGDSYSATKGQGAFLNGKRIRTRKADKGKIFSLAYMGRFATPECYNVALKSARTRSLGCSSLELSLVAQGKADAFYLNTSRYEKAIRVVDIAAAALVLREAGGDVCDLEGNRLDMPFDLKVRSNFLAYGDECVKEVLL; from the coding sequence ATGATGAGGCACTTGATCGGGATCGCCGACATGGTCCAACAAGCGGTCAGAACCATCCCGAACGACATTGAGCCTGGGGAGGAGCTCTATATGGGGGCGGATGGAACGCCCACGCTCGTGATCGATAGGCTCGCCGAGGATGCGATAATAGATTACGTGGTCAAGAACGAGCTGCATTGGAACATCCTCAGCGAAGAGGCTGGCCTGATCGACAATGGTGGTGATATGACCCTTGTAATAGACCCGATCGATGGGACGTATAACGCGGTCCTCGGCATCCCGCTCTATAGCGTCTCCCTTGCCCTTGGAAAATCTTCGATGGAGGATATCCAGGAAGGATATGTCCGGAACCTCGTCACAGGGGACAGCTATAGCGCCACCAAAGGGCAGGGGGCTTTCCTGAACGGCAAGAGGATAAGGACGAGGAAGGCCGACAAGGGAAAGATATTCTCCCTCGCCTATATGGGAAGGTTCGCCACACCAGAGTGCTATAATGTTGCTTTGAAGAGCGCGAGGACGAGGTCGCTCGGTTGCTCCTCCCTCGAGCTCTCATTGGTGGCGCAGGGCAAGGCCGACGCATTCTATCTCAACACATCCCGATACGAGAAGGCCATACGTGTGGTGGACATAGCGGCGGCCGCTCTGGTCCTCAGGGAGGCAGGAGGGGACGTATGCGACCTGGAAGGGAACAGGTTGGACATGCCCTTTGATCTGAAGGTCCGCAGTAACTTCTTAGCATATGGAGACGAATGTGTGAAGGAGGTCCTTTTATGA
- a CDS encoding NTP transferase domain-containing protein → MKALVLAAGEGTRLRPLTTNTPKPLLNVAGRPYLAHLFKALKASGVDDIVLLVGWKGGRIKEHFGNGEREGLKISYLEQKERLGTANAIGTAEGHIDEDFICINGDVLIFEKDIKAALDLYHRTGNAVVGAVEVPDPSRFGVIREKDGRFEGIVERPKEPVGKLVNAGMMVFKKDIFSYIARTKRSRRGEYEITDTLNDYSKHNDLAVLRLQDEWLDVGMPWDLLKANEVLLSRMKGEIKGEVEAGAVLKGMVVVEEGAVIKSGSYIEGPAFISKGCEIGPNCYIRGSTSLAEGVKIGASVEVKNSVIMAGTHIPHHNYVGDSVIGERCNFGAGTKVANLRFDNMNVKVSIKGEMVDTGLRKLGVIMGDGVKTGINSMIEPGAMIYEDSIIGMGALAKGMIGPGSKVF, encoded by the coding sequence ATGAAGGCGTTGGTCCTCGCCGCGGGGGAAGGGACAAGGCTCAGACCTCTGACCACAAATACCCCGAAACCTCTCCTCAACGTCGCTGGTAGGCCTTATCTCGCTCACCTCTTCAAGGCCCTCAAGGCCTCTGGTGTCGATGATATCGTCCTTCTCGTTGGCTGGAAGGGGGGTCGGATCAAGGAACATTTTGGCAATGGGGAGAGGGAAGGGTTGAAGATCTCATACCTCGAGCAGAAGGAAAGGTTGGGTACTGCCAATGCGATAGGGACGGCGGAAGGTCATATCGATGAGGACTTCATCTGCATCAACGGAGATGTCCTGATCTTTGAAAAAGATATCAAGGCGGCCCTCGACCTCTATCATAGGACGGGGAATGCGGTCGTAGGTGCTGTCGAGGTGCCCGATCCCTCGAGGTTCGGCGTGATCAGAGAAAAGGACGGGCGGTTTGAGGGGATAGTCGAAAGGCCAAAGGAGCCCGTCGGAAAGCTGGTCAACGCTGGAATGATGGTGTTCAAGAAGGATATCTTTAGCTACATTGCTAGGACCAAGAGGTCGAGGCGAGGTGAGTATGAGATCACCGACACGCTCAACGACTACTCGAAACATAACGACCTGGCGGTGCTCCGTCTGCAGGACGAATGGCTGGATGTCGGGATGCCCTGGGACCTCTTAAAAGCGAACGAGGTGTTGCTGTCGAGGATGAAGGGCGAGATCAAAGGGGAGGTCGAGGCGGGCGCTGTGCTGAAGGGCATGGTGGTCGTGGAAGAGGGGGCGGTCATCAAAAGCGGCTCCTATATCGAGGGGCCAGCCTTCATATCTAAAGGTTGCGAGATCGGCCCGAACTGTTACATCAGGGGGAGCACCTCCTTGGCAGAGGGCGTGAAGATAGGGGCCTCCGTGGAGGTGAAGAACTCGGTCATCATGGCCGGGACGCACATTCCCCATCACAACTATGTCGGTGACAGCGTGATCGGTGAGAGGTGCAACTTCGGTGCGGGCACAAAGGTCGCGAACCTTAGGTTCGATAACATGAACGTGAAGGTGTCGATAAAGGGGGAGATGGTCGACACAGGATTGAGGAAGCTAGGTGTCATCATGGGGGATGGCGTGAAGACGGGCATCAACAGCATGATAGAGCCTGGCGCGATGATCTATGAGGACAGTATCATCGGTATGGGGGCGCTTGCGAAAGGGATGATAGGTCCAGGGTCGAAGGTCTTCTGA